In Micromonas commoda chromosome 16, complete sequence, the genomic window AGTCGCCGACGCTCTCCGGGGTGTACCTCCCGAGGAAGACAGAGCCGGCGTTGTCGAGGGAAGGGAGGAGGGACTCCGCGTTCTCAACGTTGACGATGAGGTGCTCGGGGGCGTATCGGTTGCTGAactcgcacgcggcggcgatgtcgggGACGACCACCGCGTAGGAGTGGCCCAGAGCCTTGGCGGTGATGTCGGACCTGGGCAGCGCCGCAGCCTGcctggccaccgccgcgcagatATCGTCGAGGTTGACATCCggggtgacgacgaggacaacCTGGGAGTCCGGGCCGTGCTCAGCCTGGGAGaggaggtccgcggcgacgtgggacGGGTGCGCGTCCTTATCGGCGATGACCAGCACCTCGGAGGGACCCGCGGGCATGTCGATGGACACCATAGCCTCCGAGTTTTGCAGCgtcatcttcgccgccgtcacgaACTGGTTACCCGGGCCGAAGATCTTGTCAACCTTGGGGCAGGTCTCCGTCCCGtggcccatcgccgcgaccgcctgGGCGCCTCCAGCCTTGAGGATGTGCGTCACccccgccttcttcgcgacgTACAGAACCTCCGGAACGACGCTGCCGtccttcctcggcggcgtcgcgagcaccACGCTCTTGCACCCGGCTATGgccgcgggcacggcgagcatgagcgcggtggacgggagCACGGCGGTACCCCCGGGCACGTACAGGCCCACCGCACCGATGGGTCGGCTCACCCGCCTGCACCTCACGCCCGGCATCGTCTCCACGTCCacatccgcgacgtccttctGCGCCTCGTGAAACTTTTTGATGTTCTCGTACGCCAcgtcgaacgcctcgcggacgtcgtcgtcgaggatcgGGTCGGGGAGGTCCTCGACCCTcaccacgacggcgtcgaggtccacgccgtcgaacTTGGACGTGTACTCCctgacggcggcgtcacccctggtggcgaccgcgtcgacgatgggcgcgacggtgccgaggatggcggTGAAGTCGACCCTCGGGCGCTTCAGgatctcgacgcgctcctcggcgttcAGGTTGTCGTAGACGTAGGTGCGGATGGACATCTGatcgggctcggcgacggcggcgcgaacgttGACGtggccgcgaacggcgcggcgggcgagcgcggcgcggcgagaaccggaggcggcggaggatcgcGCGCCGGGGAGAGCGGGAACGACCCTGTGGATTGCGGACGCCGCAATCATCGAGCTGCGGACGGagtcgcggtggcgagggactC contains:
- a CDS encoding predicted protein, producing MSIRTYVYDNLNAEERVEILKRPRVDFTAILGTVAPIVDAVATRGDAAVREYTSKFDGVDLDAVVVRVEDLPDPILDDDVREAFDVAYENIKKFHEAQKDVADVDVETMPGVRCRRVSRPIGAVGLYVPGGTAVLPSTALMLAVPAAIAGCKSVVLATPPRKDGSVVPEVLYVAKKAGVTHILKAGGAQAVAAMGHGTETCPKVDKIFGPGNQFVTAAKMTLQNSEAMVSIDMPAGPSEVLVIADKDAHPSHVAADLLSQAEHGPDSQVVLVVTPDVNLDDICAAVARQAAALPRSDITAKALGHSYAVVVPDIAAACEFSNRYAPEHLIVNVENAESLLPSLDNAGSVFLGRYTPESVGDYASGTNHVLPTYGYSRMYSGVSLDSFVKYMTVQELTKEGLDRLGPSVARMAAVEGLEAHRQAVTLRLGIE